AGTACGAACTCCTGCTCCGCTACAAGGATGCGCTGGAGCAAGGACAGAGCGCCCGCACCGTCATCCCGCAGAACGATGACGAGGAGCAGTGCGCCAAGCAGATGTTCCTGCTCACCACCAAGCCCGTGCTGTACGTCTGCAATGTAGATGATACCTCTGCCGCCGCAGGCAACCAGTACGTGGAGCAAGTGCGCGAAGCCATCAAGGGCGAAGAGGCCGAACTCATCATCATCTCCGCACAGACCGAGGCCGACATCGCCGAATTGGAGACATACGAGGAGAAACAGATGTTCCTCGAAGACCTCGGTCTGAAGGAAAGCGGCTGCAACCGTTTGATTAAAGCCATCTACACCCTGCTGAACTTGGAGACCTTCATCACCGCCGGAGAAATGGAAGTCAAGGCATGGACTTATCACAAAGGTTGGAAAGCCCCGCAATGTGCCGGAGTTATCCATACGGACTTTGAAAAGGGATTTATCCGCGCGGAGGTCATCAAGTACGACGACTATGTGAAGTATGGCAGCGAGGCAGCCGTGCGCGAGGCCGGAAAGCTTGGCGTGGAAGGCAAGGAATACGTGGTGCAGGACGGAGACATCATGCACTTCCGGTTCAATGTATAAAGACCTCAAGTTTCACTTTTAGGAGTTAAAGGGAGTTAGAAGGAGTTATCGTTCACTTCGTTCTCTCAGGGAGTTAAAGGCCGATAGTTTTGGTATCAGTTAATAGTTAATAGGTGATAGTTGATAGGTAATAAATCACAAGACTATCGGCTTAACTCCTTCACTTCTTCACTCCTTAACTCCTGAAATCTCCTAAACTCCTTAACTCCTGAAATCTCCTGAAATCTCCCGAAAGCAAGAACAATGACTAATGACAATACAATGATGAAACAGATTATCTCCCTTTTGCTTTTGTTATGCAGCACCGTCGCTTACGCACAGCAGCAAGACTCCGTGACCATCCGCGGACGGGTGACAGATTACAACGGACAGCCGATAGACAGCGCCACCGTGGAGTGGAAAAATCCTTCCTTTGATACCGTAAAGGAAGTGCTGACCGACAAAGACGGCAACTACACCGCCCGCATCCCGAAAGGGAAATACCAAAGCATGGCCTGCATCCGCATGAGCACTTACCCCAACTCTCCCGCCCTCCACGTGTCTTCCGAAGCAGACATGCGGCTTGAGTTCTGGGCATGGGACTTCATGGCCGACCGTGACACCACCCTCAACATCCGCTACCACCGCATGGAAGCCTACGGGCTGCGCGCCTTCCGCATACCGGGAGCCACCCCCGCCTATCAGATATATGTGCGCCCCATGAGCCTGACGCGCTTCCTGCAATGGCAGAAAGAGAGTGAAAAACAGGCCATACGCGGCGAAGGCCTAAACGGTATCGAGCAATCAGCCATCGGCGAACAAGCACAAGCCAGCTTACTGGCTCCTCCCATCAACAAGCTGAAAGCCACTGTCTGGATAGACGGAGAAGAAGTCCCCCTCCTGATGAAGCAGGAGATAAAGGAATACTTCGACGCAAGCGAATATGGCAACGCATACCTGCTGACCGTAAACCTGCCCAAGAAAGAAAGCGCCCGCCCCTACCGCATCTTCAAGGTAGAGCTGGAAGACTTGGAGAACGGCGACCGTGGCGAAGGGCTTTACTATATGGAGAAAGAAAACTACATCCAATAAACCATAAGAAGATATGAAATACTTGATAGCAGGCACAGGCGGCGTAGGCGGAAGCATCGCCGCATTCCTCGCACTTGCGGGAAAAGACGCTACTTGCATTGCACGCGGCGAACACCTTGCCGCCATCCGTGAGCACGGATTGTTGCTACACAGTGACCTGAAGGGTGAGCATACGCTGAAGATGCCCGCTTATACGGCAGAAGAATACACTGAATTAATTGACAAAGAAATAAGTATCTCCCTCGTCAACTCGCCAACTGAATCCTTGTCAACTAAATATAAGGCAGACGTCATCTTCGTCTGCGTCAAAGGCTATTCGGTGGACTCCATCACGGAACTCATCAAACGCGCTTCTCACGAGCATACGGTAGTCATCCCTATTCTGAATGTTTACGGCACAGGCCCCCGCATCCAACGGCTTGTACCCGGCGTAACGGTGCTCGACGGCTGCATCTACATCGTGGGCTTCGTCTCCGGACGGGGGGAAATCACACAGATGGGCAATATATTCCGCCTCGTCTTCGGGGCACACCGTGGAACAATTGTTTCCCGTGAAACAATGGAAGCCGTGCAGCGCGATTTGCAGGAAAGCGGCATCAAGGCCGAAATCTCCGACGACATCAACCGGGACACGTTTGTCAAGTGGTCGTTCATATCGGCCATGGCTATTACCGGAGCCTATTATGACGTGCCGATGGGCGAGGTGCAGAAGCCGGGCAAGGTGCGCAACACCTTTATCGGACTGTCGCGTGAAAGTGCCGCTTTGGGGCAGAAGTTAGGCATCCGATTTAAGGAAGACATCATAGAGTACAACCTCAAAGTAATAGACAAGCTCGACCCCGAAAGCACCGCTTCCATGCAGAAAGACTTGGCAAAAGGGCATCAGAGCGAAGTGCAAGGACTGCTGTTCGACATGATTGCCGCCGCCGAGGAACAAGGGATAGACATCCCGACATACAGGATGGTGGCGGAGAAGTTCAAATAATAAGCCTATAAAATCAATCATGGAACTGACAACAATTGTACAGCAAAAGATATACGAGATAAGAGGACAAAGAGTGATGCTCGACTTCGACTTGGCAGAGATGTATGGAATGGAAACCAAGCGGTTAAAAGCAAGTGTAAGACGGAATATGAAACGATTTCCATCTGATTTTATGTTCGAGCTTACTCAAGAAGAGTATATTTCTTTAAGGACGAAAATTTCGTCCTTAAAGAATGGAGGCCGTGGTCAGCACCCCAAATATATGCCCTTCGCCTTCACCGAACAAGGTGTCGCCATGCTCTCCTCCGTTCTGAACAGCGACATCGCCATCGAAGTCAACATCGCCATCATGCGTGCTTTCGTTGCCGTCCGCCAACTGATAGCCACTCCACCGACCGACTGCATCAGTAATATAGAACAAGAAGTAAAGGAACTAAAAATCTATATTGAAGAAGTCTTCACCGACCAGAACGACATCAATGAAGATACCCGAATGCAACTGGAACTCATCAATCAAACGCTTGCCGAAATGCAGATGCAAAAGAAGCAGACAGAAAAGCCCCGCAACAAGATAGGCTTCAAATAGAGCATCCAAGTGAGCATCCAAACAAGAAAAATTCCTACCTTTGTCTCCAAGTAAACCCGGTCTTTGCTTCTACATGAAGCAAACCGGGAAACAAATAACAATAAGGAGAAGCGCAAGATGATAAAAAACATACTGTTTGACATGGGCGGAGTGGTGTTCCGTCAGAACTCGGAAGAAGCCTACCGGCGTTTTCGCCAAATGGGAATAGATACCGACTGCTACATGGGCAACTACGGGCAGAAGGACTTCTTTCTGGACGTGGAAACCGGGGCAATCTCTGCTACAGAATTCTGCCGGAAGATGGCGAAAGCCACGGGCAGAAAAGAAATAAGCTGGGAAGAAGCCCGGCACTGCTGGTTGGGATTTATCCGCGATGTGCCTGTGGAACGCCTGCACTGCCTGTTGGAACTAAAGAAGGACTACCACATCTGCCTGCTAAGTAACACCAATCCTTTCATCATGGACTTTACCCGTAGCAACCAATTCAGCACCGATGGCAAGCCCATCACCGAGTACTTCCATACCTTGTTTTGCAGCTACGAAATGAAGGCCTACAAGCCCAACGCAGACATCTTCCTGAAAGCACTGGAGGCAGATCGTATGAAGGCAGAAGAAACCCTCTTTTTGGACGACAGTCTGAAGAATATCAATGCCGCCAAAGCTCTGGGCATACAGGGGCTACACGTGGCGCCCGATGAAGACTGGACCGGCATTCTGGAAGAGCGCCTGCAGCAGAACCACCTATAAAACTCTTAACCTCAAGAAAATCATAAATCCATCCAGAAACTTAATATCTCAACAATTATGCTATCACTACTCACCATCAACTGGAGTCCGGACCCCGAACTGTTCAAGCTATTCGGATTCTCCATTCGCTATTATGCCCTACTGTGGATTGTAGGCCTTGCCCTTGCCTACTTCATCGTGCAACGCCAATACCGTGACAAGAAAATAGGTGACGACAAGTTCGAGCCGCTTTTCTTCTACTGTTTTTTCGGTATATTGATAGGGGCACGGCTGGGGCACTGCATTTTCTACGACTGGGCATACTATCAGAATCACTTTGTGGAAATGATACTCCCCATCAAACTCTTGCCCGACGGAAACTGGAAAATGACCGGATATACCGGCCTCGCCAGCCACGGCGGCACACTTGGCCTGATTATAGCCCTTTGGCTCTACTGCCGCAAGACGAAGATGCACTACATGGACGTGCTGGACATGATAGCCGTAGCCACCCCCATCACCGCCTGTTGCATACGACTGGCCAACCTGATGAACTCCGAAATCATCGGCATGCCCACCAACGTGCCCTGGGCTTTCGTCTTCGAGCGCGTGGACATGCTGCCCCGCCATCCGGCACAACTTTACGAGGCAATCGCCTATTTCACCTTTTTCCTCGGAATGATGTACCTCTACAAGCGAGGATTGAGAAAACAAGAGACAAAACTGGCAACCGACTTCAGCACCACTAAAAGCAAGTCGTCCATCCAGCAGATAAATGCCTCGTCA
Above is a window of Bacteroides helcogenes P 36-108 DNA encoding:
- a CDS encoding ORF6N domain-containing protein, which codes for MELTTIVQQKIYEIRGQRVMLDFDLAEMYGMETKRLKASVRRNMKRFPSDFMFELTQEEYISLRTKISSLKNGGRGQHPKYMPFAFTEQGVAMLSSVLNSDIAIEVNIAIMRAFVAVRQLIATPPTDCISNIEQEVKELKIYIEEVFTDQNDINEDTRMQLELINQTLAEMQMQKKQTEKPRNKIGFK
- a CDS encoding HAD family hydrolase, with amino-acid sequence MIKNILFDMGGVVFRQNSEEAYRRFRQMGIDTDCYMGNYGQKDFFLDVETGAISATEFCRKMAKATGRKEISWEEARHCWLGFIRDVPVERLHCLLELKKDYHICLLSNTNPFIMDFTRSNQFSTDGKPITEYFHTLFCSYEMKAYKPNADIFLKALEADRMKAEETLFLDDSLKNINAAKALGIQGLHVAPDEDWTGILEERLQQNHL
- the ychF gene encoding redox-regulated ATPase YchF, whose product is MALKAGIVGLPNVGKSTLFNCLSSAKAQAANFPFCTIDAQMGQVSVPDERLTKLAELVHPGRIVPAVCDIVDIAGLVKGASKGEGLGNQFLGNIRECDAIIHVLRCFDNGNIVHVDGSVNPVRDKEIIDTELQLKDLDTVENRIKRVEKVAKVGGDKMAKIEYELLLRYKDALEQGQSARTVIPQNDDEEQCAKQMFLLTTKPVLYVCNVDDTSAAAGNQYVEQVREAIKGEEAELIIISAQTEADIAELETYEEKQMFLEDLGLKESGCNRLIKAIYTLLNLETFITAGEMEVKAWTYHKGWKAPQCAGVIHTDFEKGFIRAEVIKYDDYVKYGSEAAVREAGKLGVEGKEYVVQDGDIMHFRFNV
- a CDS encoding ketopantoate reductase family protein; amino-acid sequence: MKYLIAGTGGVGGSIAAFLALAGKDATCIARGEHLAAIREHGLLLHSDLKGEHTLKMPAYTAEEYTELIDKEISISLVNSPTESLSTKYKADVIFVCVKGYSVDSITELIKRASHEHTVVIPILNVYGTGPRIQRLVPGVTVLDGCIYIVGFVSGRGEITQMGNIFRLVFGAHRGTIVSRETMEAVQRDLQESGIKAEISDDINRDTFVKWSFISAMAITGAYYDVPMGEVQKPGKVRNTFIGLSRESAALGQKLGIRFKEDIIEYNLKVIDKLDPESTASMQKDLAKGHQSEVQGLLFDMIAAAEEQGIDIPTYRMVAEKFK
- the lgt gene encoding prolipoprotein diacylglyceryl transferase; the encoded protein is MLSLLTINWSPDPELFKLFGFSIRYYALLWIVGLALAYFIVQRQYRDKKIGDDKFEPLFFYCFFGILIGARLGHCIFYDWAYYQNHFVEMILPIKLLPDGNWKMTGYTGLASHGGTLGLIIALWLYCRKTKMHYMDVLDMIAVATPITACCIRLANLMNSEIIGMPTNVPWAFVFERVDMLPRHPAQLYEAIAYFTFFLGMMYLYKRGLRKQETKLATDFSTTKSKSSIQQINASSPYHRGFFFGLCLTEIFIFRFFIEFLKENQVNFEDGMTLNMGQWLSVPFIIIGVYFMCFYGKKK
- a CDS encoding carboxypeptidase-like regulatory domain-containing protein codes for the protein MKQIISLLLLLCSTVAYAQQQDSVTIRGRVTDYNGQPIDSATVEWKNPSFDTVKEVLTDKDGNYTARIPKGKYQSMACIRMSTYPNSPALHVSSEADMRLEFWAWDFMADRDTTLNIRYHRMEAYGLRAFRIPGATPAYQIYVRPMSLTRFLQWQKESEKQAIRGEGLNGIEQSAIGEQAQASLLAPPINKLKATVWIDGEEVPLLMKQEIKEYFDASEYGNAYLLTVNLPKKESARPYRIFKVELEDLENGDRGEGLYYMEKENYIQ